From a single Ascaphus truei isolate aAscTru1 chromosome 2, aAscTru1.hap1, whole genome shotgun sequence genomic region:
- the LOC142474870 gene encoding uncharacterized protein LOC142474870: MAELRASPDITQESDLSDTETAAHLQQAQAGARPKRTVTLTQKGREKYETDVEAHRAKLELAWSTTTLGIRNVTSIGNYAQQLEQAITQLRTDHSRYQELSEAYVTYLTRANTSESLQERDLQSNIDLARHSRVRTTITEAESRRKDLLLETASQRSSTSRHSSRSARSAQSNASSASTNATKARAAAEAARARAEYGRREAAVRAEKARIEEEEQVAAAASAANAAAAATAAAANAAAAATAAAANAAAAATTAAANARRKAELDADLEALSKEEDAAAAIAQAEVLEAAARQDGGELPYRRIASEDPAQRTEDYVRSLFSVNTSAPSQHGGSDTTDNEDSLGPRGEDAAPSMAHAAWDSLSRNSDPHARAHTDAPQQARNPGTPTREKTAPHTGQQPSRVHAKEDATAQTVPATTSERGKRADVSGLTDIAKYMIRRDLVHAGLISFDDRPENYRTWKFTFKDAIDSLDFSAREELNLLVKFLGNVSREQAQRLRTANAHQPQVGLDLVWERLEETYGSPEAVEDSLFKRIESFPKITSKDYSKLRDLGDLLQELEFARKDHSLIGLNALDSARGVRPILEKLPFNLQERWLSQGSKYKREKQVVFPPFSFFVSFICEAAKTRNDPSFILGAQTTYSASSPKNERPATRYGNPQTPISARRTDVPPTAQTTPDQSVAGDKEPRDPNRECPIHKKPHPLNKCFGFRMKSLEERKRLLGEFGVCFKCCGSTTHLARDCKEEIKCTVCESDKHVTALHPESMTLHQLKNPSSIAEHGGEKEEGESTSVTSQRTEVCGKEGDKMSCSKICLVAVHPQGQPEKAIRMYAILDDQSNRSLVRSEFFDMFNIQDGAFPYTLRTCAGQMETTGRRVNGYTICSIDGKVNMPLPTLIECNHMTTNRDEIPTPDVALHYPHLKGIANHIRPVEQDAKILLLLGRDIMRVHKVRKQHNGPHNAPYAQRLDLGWVIVGNSCTNREHGQDYVDARRTEVTECGHTSLSEPCLGHLQVTEGPSEEERQGHTPETNKDILTPMGCDNGSGCSAVQTAKDDESTPPKEESNLPKVTDKGIVLKTTNNQTILPRARAQLRRTVVPLHRVSSNRATNCHGWHSRKRLRPTGEATVSKGLFVQTRKRGQLQRHFPKGFTRTKETVLRHVQGENNLPMAVNKETQKRFTKLRGDVLVQEKCTDELRCTAFQTTRNDDKQTPSREDRGFPRLTVKELSKDGLSSRVTPLPFRSPRRRFPNNGEHAISRFTSHLCGPQREPETKNNFVVFIQKIFFTGHAKPAPLMEEGKECRYLQSPGAYHPQEPDQIRVMFNPSAQLQGVSLNDAPFIGLHSTTSFPGTVIRSHKEPKALSFCQTPGDRATGYHGWYTYKGIHSVGETTETKGLFSHKAKRKQCQRLLYKDIVVQPTNLELCIHPASFAKEPWPRDLDTSDTGRCHIAMWTWTLALSENVMLSLLCIAHMFHIFQLYSGISRYQTGSVMEQESHSCPTPLLLVSSLSSATGIGSTYTHCACVTCNNVAFFASEHIISELLLQLLQSSQLMDFPMFSPVFC, from the coding sequence atggcagaactcagagcctcaccagacatcacgcaggaaagcgatctctcagacacagagaccgctgcgcatctgcaacaggcgcaggcaggcgcaaggcccaaacggacagtcacactgacacaaaaggggcgcgaaaaatatgagactgacgttgaagcgcaccgcgctaaattagagttggcctggagcacaaccacactgggaatacgcaatgtcactagtattggcaactatgcgcagcagctcgagcaggcaataacgcaattaaggactgatcactcgcgttatcaagagctatcagaggcatacgttacttacctgaccagggccaacaccagcgaaagcctgcaagaaagagacttacagagcaACATTGACCTGGCACGACACAGCCGCGTACGTACCACTATcacggaggctgagagtaggagaaaggaccttttgctggaaaccgcatcgcagcgctcaagcacatccagacactcatcaaggtcagcaagatcagcgcagtctaacgcgtccagcgcaagcacaaacgctaccaaggcgagagccgctgcagaggccgcacgtgcccgggccgaatatggtcggagagaggcagccgtaagggcagaaaaggcgcgcatagaagaggaggagcaggtcgccgccgccgcctccgctgccaatgccgccgccgctgctaccgccgccgctgccaatgccgccgccgctgctaccgccgccgctgccaatgccgccgccgctgctaccaccgccgctgccaatgcacgtagaaaggccgaattagacgcggatctagaggctctaagcaaagaagaagacgccgctgccgccatagcccaagccgaagtcctagaagcagctgcgagacaggacggcggggagctaccctacagacggattgcctcagaggatccagcccaacgcactgaagactatgtaaggagcctcttcagtgtaaacaccagcgcaccatctcaacacggagggagcgacaccacagacaacgaagactcgctaggaccacgaggagaagacgctgctccgtcaatggcacacgctgcctgggatagcctcagccgcaacagtgatccacacgccagagcgcacacggatgcaccacaacaggctcgtaatccaggtacacccacgcgggagaaaacagcccctcacactggccagcagccatcacgcgtccacgccaaggaagatgcgaccgcacagaccgtcccagcaactacctcagaacggggcaaacgcgccgacgtctcaggtctgacagacatagccaagtacatgatccggcgcgacttggtgcacgcaggactcatcagcttcgacgaccgccctgagaactaccggacgtggaagttcacgttcaaagacgcaatcgacagcttggacttctcagcaagggaagagctcaacctgttagtcaagttcctggggaacgtatccagggagcaagcgcagagacttcggacggcaaacgcacatcaaccccaagtaggtctggacctagtgtgggaaaggctagaagagacctatggcagccctgaagcagtcgaggattcactcttcaaaagaatcgagagcttccccaagatcacgagtaaagactactcgaagttacgagatcttggagacctgctgcaagaactggagttcgcaaggaaagaccattccttaataggtctcaacgccctagattcagctcgtggagtgagacccatcctggagaagctacccttcaacctccaagaaaggtggctttcacaaggttccaaatacaaaagggagaagcaggttgtcttccccccattctcattcttcgtgagcttcatctgcgaagcggcaaagacaagaaacgatcccagtttcatcttaggtgcgcaaaccacatacagtgcaagcagcccgaagaacgagagaccagcgacgagatatggtaacccccaaacacccatctcggcccgcaggacggacgtgcctcccacggcccaaactactcccgatcagtcggtcgccggagacaaggaaccaagggacccaaacagggaatgtcccatacacaagaagccacacccactcaacaagtgctttgggttcaggatgaagtccctagaggaacgcaagaggttacttggagaattcggagtttgcttcaagtgctgcggttccacgactcacctagccagggactgtaaggaagagatcaaatgcacagtgtgcgagagtgacaagcacgtgacagcgttacacccagagtcgatgacactccaccaactcaagaacccatcctccatagcggagcatggcggggagaaagaagaaggagagtcaacatccgtcacatctcagcgcactgaggtttgcggaaaagaaggtgacaaaatgtcctgctccaaaatatgccttgtcgcagtgcacccccagggacaacctgagaaggctattcggatgtacgcaatcctcgacgaccagagcaaccgatcactggtcaggtcagagttcttcgacatgtttaacatacaagatggtgcctttccttacactctcagaacgtgcgcagggcaaatggagaccacagggagaagagtgaacggctacaccatatgctcaatagacggcaaagtgaacatgccccttcccacactcatcgagtgcaaccacatgaccacaaacagggacgagatacccacaccagacgtggcactccattacccccacctcaaaggaatagccaaccacatccggccggtggaacaagacgccaagatcctgctgctgctcggtagggacatcatgagggtacataaagtccgtaaacagcacaacggaccccacaacgcgccatacgcccaaagactcgacctaggatgggtgatagtgggcaactcgtgcactaacagagagcacgggcaagactacgttgatgcccgcagaacggaggtgacagaatgtggacacacatctctctctgaaccatgtcttggccatctccaagtgaccgaagggccaagtgaagaggaaagacaaggtcatacccctgagaccaacaaagacatcctcacgccgatgggatgcgacaatggctcaggatgctcagcagtccagacagccaaggatgatgagtcgactccaccgaaggaagagagtaacctcccaaaggtgaccgataaagggatcgtcctaaaaacaacaaacaatcagacaatactcccgcgagcaagggcacaattaagacgcacagttgttcctctccacagagtatcaagcaacagagcaaccaattgccacggctggcatagccgcaaaagattgcgccccacaggcgaagccacagtgtcaaaaggactgttcgttcaaacacgtaaaaggggacagttgcagagacatttcccaaaaggatttacaaggacaaaagagactgttcttcgtcatgtccagggagaaaacaacctcccgatggcagtcaacaaagaaacacaaaagcgtttcaccaaactacgcggagatgttctcgtgcaagagaaatgtaccgatgaactacggtgcacagcgttccagacaacaaggaacgatgacaaacaaacaccctcgagggaagatagaggattcccgaggttaactgtcaaggagctctctaaagacggactaagcagtcgggtgactccgctaccattccgttcaccaaggaggcgcttcccaaacaatggagaacatgccatctctaggttcacctcgcacctctgcggcccacaaagggaaccagagaccaaaaacaactttgtggtcttcatccagaagatattctttaccggccacgcaaagccagcacctctaatggaggaaggcaaagaatgtcggtacctccaatcacctggggcctaccaccctcaggaacccgatcaaatccgggtaatgttcaaccccagcgctcagcttcagggagtctccctgaacgacgccccctttattggattacattcgacaaccagttttccagggacagtaatccgctcccacaaggagccaaaagccctctccttctgccaaacgccaggtgatagagcgacaggctaccacggctggtatacctacaaggggatacactctgtgggtgaaactacagagacaaaaggactgttctctcacaaggctaaaaggaaacagtgccagagacttttatacaaagacattgtggtgcaaccaacaaacctggagctgtgcatccaccctgcatccttcgccaaagaaccttggccaagggaccttgataccagtgataccggccggtgtcacatcgctatgtggacatggactcttgcattgtctgagaatgtgatgttatctttgttatgcattgcacatatgttccacatattccagttatatagtggtatctccagataccagacggggagtgtcatggaacaagaatcacattcctgcccgaccccccttctgcttgtcagctccttaagttcagctacaggcattggctccacatacacacactgtgcctgtgtaacatgcaacaatgttgcattttttgcctctgagcacataatcagtgaactgctactgcagcttctccagtcctcccagttaatggactttcccatgttctcccctgtcttttgctga